The following nucleotide sequence is from Streptomyces sp. HUAS CB01.
CAGCTGGTCGATCATGTACGGCTTCATCAGCTTGCCGTCGTTGGCGATCGCCGCGGTGACCATGGCCATCTGCAGCGGCGTGGCGGCGGTGTCGAACTGGCCGATCGAGGAGAGCGCGTTGCCACCGCGGTCCATGGTCGTGTTGTAGACGGAGGACGAGGCACGGACGGGGGTGTCGATCTCGGCGTTGTTGAAGCCGAACTTCTGGGCCATCTCCACCATCTTGTCCCGGGACACCTTGTCACCGAGGTTGGCGAAGACGGAGTTGCAGGACACCTCCATGGCCGCGTTGAGGCTCGCCTTCTCGCAGCCGCCGTGCGAGTTCTTCATCGGCGTCCGCGAGAGCGGGATCAAGTACGGCTCGGGCGTGTCCGTGGGCGCTTCGATGTCCTCGACCACGCCGTTCTCCAGCGCGGCGGCCGCGGTGACGACCTTGAACGTGGAGCCGGGCGGGTAGGTCTCGCGCAGCGCGCGGTTCACCATCGGCTTGTCTTTGTCGTTGAGCAGCTTCTGGCGGTTCTCGGAGTCCTTGATGGAGTTGCCCGCGAAGACCGAAGGGTCGTACGACGGGGTCGACGCCAGCGCCAGGATCTTCCCGGTCTGCGGGTCGATCGCCGCGACGGCGCCCTTCTTGTCGCCGAGGCCCTTGAACGCGGCCTCCTGGGCCTTGCCGTTCAGGGTGGTGACGACGTCGCCGCCCTTCTTCTTCTCGCCCGTGAACATGGCCATCGTGCGGTCGAAGAACAGCCGGTCGTCGTTGCCGGTCAGTATCCCGTCCTCGAGCTTCTCGATCTGGTTGGCGTCGAACGCCTGCGAGGCGAAGCCGGTGACGGGCGCCCACATGGGGCCGTTCACGTACGTGCGCTTGTACTTGAAGTCGCTGCCCTTCGTCGCGACCGAGCCCGTGATGGGCTTGCCGTCGACGATGATGTTGCCGCGCTCGTGGGCGTAGCGCTCGATCTGGACCCGGCGGTTGAGCTTGTGCGTGTTGAGCTCGTCCGCGCGGACGTACTGGAGCCAGTTGTCCCGGATGAGGAGGGCGAGGACCAGGAGGCCGCAGAAGATCGCGATGCGGCGCAGAGGCTTGTTCACGGTCGGACCACCTGGGTCATCTCGGCATCGGGGGACGGGGCGGGAGCCGGCGCCGGACGGCGCGCGGTGTCGCTGATACGGATGAGGATGCCGATCAGGGCCCAGTTGGCGATGACGGATGAGCCACCGGCCGCGAGGAACGGCATGGTCATACCGGTCAGCGGGATGAGCCCCATCACACCGCCGGCCACGACGAACACCTGGAGCGCGAAGGCGCCGGACAGACCGACCGCGAACAGCTTGCCGAACGGGTCCCGGGCGGCCAGGGCCGTACGGATGCCGCGCTCGATGATCAGGCCGTACAGCAGCAGGAACGCCATGACGCCGGTCAGGCCGAGCTCCTCGCCGACGGTGGCGAAGATGAAGTCCGAGTTGGCGGCGAAGCTGATGAGGTCGGAGTCGCCCTGACCGAGCCCGGTACCGAGGGTCCCCCCGGCGCCGAACGACATCAGCACCTGGGTCATCTGGTCACAGGCGTTGATCATGTTGGAGCCCTCGGGCGCGGTCTCCAGGCACCCGAAGGGGTCGAGCCAGGCGGCGACACGGGACTGGACGTGGCTCGCGAACTGCGCGACGACCACGGCGCCGCCCGCCGACATGAGCAGACCCATGACGATCCAGCTCGTCCGCTCGGTGGCCACGTACAGCATCACCACGAACATGCCGAAGAACAGCAGCGAGGTGCCGAGGTCGTTCTCGAAGACCAGGATGAGCAGGCTCATCGCCCAGATCGTGAGGATCGGGCCGAGGTCGCGGCCGCGCGGCAGGTACAGGCCCATGAACCTGCGGCTGGCCAGTGCGAGCGCGTCCCGTTTCACCATCAGGTAGCCGGAGAAGAAGACCGCGATCACGATCTTCGCGAACTCACCCGGCTGGATGGAGAACCCGCCCACCCTGATCCAGATCTTCGCGCCGAAGACGTCCGCGCCGAGGCCCGGCACGATCGGCAGGATCAGCAGGACCAGCGCCGCCGCCATCGAGATGTACGTGAAGCGCTGGAGGACGCGGTGGTCCTTCAGGATCATCAGCACCCCGACGAACAGCGCGATGCCGAGGGCCGAGTACATCAGCTGGTTCGTCGCCTGCGGGGCGAAGTCGGGGCGGGCGTTCAGCCGCGGCGACTGGTCCAGCCGCCAGATCAGCACCAGCCCGAGCCCGTTGAGCAGCGTCGCCAGCGGCAGCAGCAGCGGGTCCGCGTACTTGGCGAACTTCCGCACGACGATGTGGGCGACGGCCGCCATCAGTCCGAGGCCGAGCCCGTAGCCGAGCATGCCGGACGGCACCTCGCCGTTGAGCGCGAGGCCCACGTTGAGATACGCGAACACCGGGATCGCGACGGCGAACGCGAGCAGCACGAGCTCGGTGTTGCGGCGGCTCGGCGCGTCGATCGCGCCGATGGTGGTCGTGTTGGTGACAACGCTCATGGTGGAGAAAGGCCCCCCTACGGGTGCTTACTGCTTGCCGCAGTTCGAGGCCAGCTTCTGCTCCTCCTCCGAGAGGGTGGGGCCCGGAGAGGGAGACGCTGCGGTCGGCTTGGTCTGGGCGGACTGGGTCGAGGGCTTCGTGCCGGTCGTTCCGCCGGCCTGGCCCTCGCCCGGCGGCGTGCCGGCGGCACGGTCCGCGGCGGCGCGGCGCTGCTCGTCCTTCTTGCAGACGGCTGCCTGCGCGCCGAGCTCCTGGATCTTGTCGCGGGCATCGCCGAGGCTTCCCTCGGTGATGGTCTCCTTGACCTGCTTCTGCTGGTAGGCCGGCAGGTACTTGAGTTCGATCTCGGGGTGGTCCTTCTCGACCTTCGAGAGCGAGACCCAGGCCAGGTCCTGGCTGATGCCCCGGTACAGCGCGACGTGGTTCTCGTTCGCGCCGACGTAGTACTGGGTCTGCGTCCAGCGGTAACCGCCGTAGAGACCACCGCCGACGACCCCCAGCGCGAGCGCGATGAAGAAGGATCTCTTCAGCCACTTCCGGCCGCGGCGCGGCTTGACGAAGTCGTCGTCGGTGTAGGTGCCGTAGCTGCCCTCCGGCGGCATCCCGTCGTAGCCGACGTCATCGCCGCTTCCGGGGGGACCGAAGCTGCCTCCCGGGGGTGGCGGGGTGGGCCGTCCGAGGCCGGACGCGCGGCCGGCGGGGGTCTGCATCGCCCCGCCGTCGCCCAGCTGCATCTGGTTCTCGGCGACCGCGCCGACGACGACCGGGGTGTCGCTGAGCGCGCCGGCGAGGGTGTCGCCGGAGTCCGTGTCGAGCACGTCGGCGACGATGCAGGTGATGTTGTCGGGGCCGCCGCCGCGCAGGGCGAGCTGGATCAGCTCCTGCACCGTCTCCTGCGGGCCCTGGTAGCTGGCGAGGGCGTCCTCCAGCGTCTGGTGGGAGACGACGCCGGACAGTCCGTCGGAGCAGATGAGGTAGCGGTCGCCGGCCCGGACCTCGCGGATGGAGAGATCGGGCTCGACGTGGTCACCACTGCCCAGCGCGCGCATCAGCAGGGCGCGCTGCGGGTGGGTGGTGGCCTCCTCCTCGGTGATCCGGCCCTCGTCGACGAGCCGCTGCACCCAGGTGTGGTCCTGCGTGATCTGGGTCAGGACCCCGTCGCGGAGCAGGTACGCACGGGAGTCGCCGACGTGGACGAGTCCGAGTCGCTGACCGGTCCACAGGAGCGCGGTCAGGGTGGTGCCCATGCCCTCGAGCTGGGGGTCCTCCTCGACCATCATGCGCAGCTGCTCGTTGGCCCGCTGTACCGCGGTGCCGAGCGAGGTGAGGATGTCCGAGCCCGGAATGTCGTCGTCGAGCTGGACGAGCGTGGAGATGACCTCCGACGAGGCGACCTCGCCGGCGGCCTGGCCCCCCATGCCGTCGGCGATCGCGAGAAGACGCGGGCCGGCGTAGCCGGAGTCCTCGTTGCCCTCCCGGATCATGCCTTTGTGCGATCCGGCTGCGAAGCGCAGTGACAGACTCATGCGCACCTGCCCTGTCGACGCTGCCTCGGGGTACAGCCGGTCTCGAGCCACACTGCCCACCCTCCGGTCGGGAGCCTGCCCCGGTCCGTCGCCGGGACCGCTGCGGGGTCCTCCGTGCGGACCGCCGCGGCTCGCTCGCTCCGCTCGCTCATTGTCGTACTACTTCCGCAGCTCGATGACGGTCTTGCCGATACGGATCGGCGCGCCCGGCGGAATCGGTGTCGGGGTGGTGAGCCGGGTCCGGTCGAGATAGGTGCCGTTGGTGGACCCGAGATCCTCGACGATCCACTGGCCGTCACGGTCCGGGTAGATCCTGGCATGCCGGCTGGAGGCGTAGTCGTCGTCCAGCACGATCGTGGAATCGTGCGCACGGCCCAGGGTGATCGTCTGCCCCTGCAGCGCGACCGTGGTGCCGGTGAGGGAGCCCTCGGTGACGACCAGCTTCGTGGGCGCCCCCCGGCGCTGGCGCGTCGCCTGCTGGCGCTGCTGCGGAGGCGCCGCCGGCTGGCGGGCGGCCTGCTGCGGACGTGTCTCCGCGTTGCGGCGCGAGCCGCGCTGCGTGACACGGGTGCCGAACAGGTCACTACGGATGACCTGGACGGCCACGATGACGAACAGCCACAGAACGGCCAGGAAACCCAGCCGCATGACCGTCAGGGTCAGCTCTGACATTGCCCCCGCTTCACCCTTCGGCTTGCCGGTAAACGATGGTGGTGCTGCCCACGACGATCCGCGAGCCGTCGCGGAGCGTAGCGCGGGTGGTGTGCTGCCCGTCCACCACGATGCCGTTGGTGGACCCGAGATCCTGGATCGTCGAGGGCGTTCCGGTCCGGATCTCGCAGTGCCGGCGGGAGACGCCGGGGTCGTCGATCCGCACGTCGGCGTCGGTGCTGCGGCCCAGCACCATCGTCGGGCGGGAGATCTGGTGGCGTGTGCCGTTGATCTCGATCCAGCGGCGTACCTGGGCGCCCGGCATCGGACCGGGTGCCGGCGGACGCCCGCCGGGGGCCGCTCCCGGGCCGGGCCTGCCACCGCCGGGAGGCGGGGCGGACGGCATGGGAGGTGCACTGACAGGAGGGTAGCCGTAGCCGCCGCGCTGGGCCCCCTGCGGGGCGCCCGCGTGACCCGCTCCCGGGCCGGCGGGAGCGCGGTCGGGCGTCTGTGACGTACTCGACGCGAGGGTGCGGCTGCGCACCCGGTACAGACCGGTGTCGAGGTCGTCGGCCTTCTCCAGATGGACCTTGATCGGTCCCATGAAGGTGTAGCGCTGCTGCTTGGCGTAGTCCCGGACCAGGCCGGAGAGCTCGTCGCCGAGCTGGCCGGAGTAGGGGCTGAGGCGCTCGTAGTCGGGCGCGCTCAGCTCCACGATGAAGTCGTTGGGGACGACCGTGCGGTCCCGGTTCCAGATGGTCGCGTTGTTGTCGCACTCGCGCTGGAGGGCGCCCGCGATCTCGACCGGCTGGACCTCGGACTTGAAGACCTTGGCGAAGGTGCCGTTGACCAGACCTTCGAGCCGCTGCTCGAAACGCTTCAGAACTCCCATGGGGCACCTCCTCCGTCGGTGTCGTCCTGGTACTGCTTACTGATCGTATCCACGCGTCGGGAAATCGGCTGGTTCCCCTTGTCTGGCCCGTCGATGAGTGTCACCTCTCACACGGATCGTAGAGGCGGCCTCCTGACAGTGTCCCGCACCCGGGGTGCACCCCGGGGGAGCGGGGGGAGGTGCACCCGGGAGGAGTGCCGGCGGCCGCGCTGCGTTCCTTCGCCTGTCCCTCTCCGGTTGTCCGTGTCTTCCTCTTCCAGCCCTGTCTCTTCTCCGTCCCGGGGTTCGCGGCTCCCGGTGCTCCCGGGTTCCGCTTCCGTGGCCGGGCCCTCCGGCCGCCGCTGTTCCCTACAACGTCGCGGAGGGCCGCGGGGGTGCCCGCCGCCCGGTTACCGGAGGTCCCCTGTCCCGGTCCCTGTCCCGGTCCCCGTCACGAGGCCGGGGCCGCGACGGGGGTGCCGGGTGCCCGGTCGCGATCACGGTGCGAAGCGCGTCCCGGCAGGCCTCTGCTGTGTTCTCCGCCGCCGGGAGCCGCCCGAAACAACGGATGTGAATCCACCCTCGGCAGCGTGCTAATCTTCTGCATGTCGCCAGGGGCTCGCACCGAACAGGTGAGGGACGAGGCGGCAGCACCCAAATGCGCGGGTGGCGGAATAGGCAGACGCGCTGGATTCAGGTTCCAGTGCCCGCAAGGGCGTGGGGGTTCAACTCCCCCCTCGCGCACCAGGAGAAATCCGTTGAAACGGGTCTCCGCCAGAGACGAAAGTCCTGGTGGGGGCCCGTTTCTCGTGGTCGGGGTAGCTCGGTCGCTGTGTGGATGTGTGTGTGACACCACTGTGGTCTGTTTTACGTGAAAGAGCCCACACCGTGGCTCTTGTCACGATGCGAGCCCTGTTCTTCTGTTGATCTTCAGCTGGTGCGGCTCGCGACGGTCGCTGGCCGGCCGGTGCGAGGTAGCCGGGGGCCACCTGCCCAGCGGCTTGGTCCTGCGCAGGTGGTGGGTGCGCTTGCGCGGCGCTGCCCGCCCAGGGTGAGGTCTCCCCCCATTCCTTGATCTTCCGGCGGTTGGGCGTTCACACGCTGACTGTGCAGCACGCACCGCGGGAACCGGCCTCCTGGCCGCACCAGGTCGGTCTGATTCCGTCCGAGGCACGGTCCTTCCAGCACCGCGGGAGGCAGACCGGCTGCGTGCGGCGGTCGAGGGCGGGGTACCGCCGTGCTGTCCCAGGTGCTGACCGGGATGGGCGGGGTCGGCAAGACCCGGCTCGCCGTCGACTACGCCCGCGCCGCCGGGGACGACGGCGGTCTGGACGTCCTGGTCTGGGTCACCGCGAGTGCCCGGTCGCCCGTGATGAGCGGATACGCGCAGGCCGGGGCGCTGAACGCCCAAGGCCGCAACGAGCCCCCGACGAGCCCGCCGCCGACCTCGGGCACCTGCCCCTGGCTCAGGCCGCCGCCCATCTCATCGACTCCGTTGAGACCGCAGCCACCTACCGCAACCTGTTGGCCGAGCGCGCCACGAAACTCACCGACCTGGCCCGCGACGCCCTGCCCGACGAGCAGGCCACCGCCCCCGCCGCCGCCTGGTCCCTGTCCATCGACCGCGCCGACACCCTGCGCCCCGCCGGCCTGGCCCGGCCCATGCTCCACCTGGCCGCCCTGCTCGACGCCAACGGCATCCCCCAGTCCGTCCTGACGGGCGAGACCGCCGGCGCTCACCTTGCCGCACACCGCACCGCAATTGGCCCCACCCCCGGGATCTGCCCGATCCCGGCGACCTGGTCGTTGACGGCGTTGGGCCAGGTGATGCCGCGCTTGAACCCGAAGTACTTCGGCGACGGTGCCGCGCTGATGGTCCGTACCGGGACGACGAACCGCAGCCCGTCGACGGAGGCCAGCAGGCCGTCGCCCCAGTACGCCGGGATCGGCACCTGAGACTGGGCTTCGATCAGCATGGCGTTCGCCGCGGCGATGGTGTCGCCCCGGAGGTAGAACTGGTCGACGTGGACCGGACGGGAGCGGGTGAGGCCCTCGTGGCCGGGGTTGGTGAACGGAGTCATGCCGATGTCGCACGCCTCGCTCACAAGGAGCGCGACGGCCGAGGTGGTGAGGTACTTCATGCGGGTGGTGCCGTCTCCGAGGTGGACGAAGGCGTCGAGGAACCCGGTCCAGGAACAACGGTGAAGCGCGGTGGCGGTCGCCAGGCCGGCGATGCCGGATCCGACGACGAGGACTTCAAGGCGGTTTGACATGCGGATCTTCTGCGTGGCCACCGGAGGTACGTCCCGCGATTACGACCTGTTCGGCGGCCGGTCTACGGCCGCGATTCGCCAGGGCCGGTCCCCTGCCCTCCGCGCTTGGCCGTAGTGACCCGCATCGTGGGAGGCGGTTCTCCCACCGAGTACCTCCGGGCCCGGAGCGTTGCGAAGGGTTTCGACACGAAGCCTTGAACGGGTTCGAAAACACCTTCCGCAGCTTGTGAAGGCGTTGTTAAGATCCGGGCGCGTGAGGCAGCGGGCCCTTCAATCCGGTCGTTCCGATTCTCGATCGGTGTGCTCCGTGCGGGAGTCCTTTCTCTGCCTCTTCCGAAGGGTCTCGGGGAGGGGATCTCTTGGCCGGATTCGGCCGTATTCGTGCTGCCGTGGGAATCCGTGGCGCATGTGTGGTTGCGTCGGTGGCCCTCGTGGGCGGGCTGACCCCGGCCACCGCTGCGCCGGTGGAAGTCGCCAACTCTGTCGACGTCACCATCCCTGCCACCATGAGGAAGTCGCCGGGGGCCGGCGAGCTCCTCAGCGTTGGCCCATCCGGTTACGCTCACTGGGGTACTACTGGTCTCCCCAGCGGACTGGACTGGACGTCGTACGACGGCACGACGCAACGGGTGCCAGGTGGGGACGGCGCGGCCCCTTCATCCCCGATCGAGACGCACGGCGCAGGCTCGGACATCGTGGCTCTGCCCCCTCGGAACGGGTCTGGCGACGTACAGATGCGGAACATGGCCACGGGCGAGTCCTGGGTGGTTTTGGTTCCGGCCGGTCAGATCTACGCCCAGACCTTCGGCGACACGGTCGTCACCCGGAGCGGGATGCGCACGGGGTCTGGGTGGACGGGAATGCATTTGCTCCGGGCGGAGAACGGAAGCACCGTCGACAGGCCCGTGACCGGGATGCCCGACGGCTTCGTACATCAATTCCTCGGCCGGGGAGGTCAGCACGGGAGCCTGATCTTCGGCTCAGTTCCGGATGACACGTCTTTGAAGAGTGCCTGGCTCGATTTCCGCACGGCAACGGCCACCATGATCCCCAGCACCGTGGTCGGCACCAACTCAACCGTCACCGCTCACCATGTGGTGACTCCTTCGGGTGCCAGCGGTGTCCGTATCTACGAGCAGGGTGAGTTCGACGCTCCGGTACGCGAGCTCGAGGTCGATCTCACCGACGCCAAGGTCGTGGGGGTGGTCGGTGACTCCCTCATCATCGGTCGCCACGACCCGGCTCTCGGCTCCTTGGCCTACGGGTCGTCCACGTACCGTGTCATCGCCGTGCCCTTCGACGGCTCGCCCGAACGGCTTCTGCTGGCACGGGCCAGCGTGCTACGCATCGCACACCGTCCCGACGGTGGTCTACTGATCGTGGGCGGGGCCTCCGCCTTGGACTACGGCTTCAACATCATTGCCGTCCAGGAGGACGGAACGCCGGGCGTCGAGCCGCTGCGCCGCATTGCACCGGTTCCCATGAAGCACCTCGGGCTGGTCGTTGACCAGGTAACAGTCACCTCAATCGAAGACGGCGACGGCCGCACAGCGGTCTACGAGCGGGTGCTCAGCGACACAGCTCCGGGATACGGAGACCGAGTCCGGCGCGGCAGCCTGCCGTTTCCGTACGACAGATGCGTCATGTCCGAGCGCGAATGCCCGCAACTGCACCCCACCGGTGATGGCCGCGTCGTCTACACGGCCGAGGTCGCGCCCGAGGGAGGCGACACGAGGCAGGAAAGGCTCTTCGTCGCCGATAAGGTCGGGGGCTTTCCGGGGACTTCCTGGGACACCGGATTGGACCCTAAGAGCAGCGACCTAGACGTTCAGGTACTGGGTGCATCGGGCAGCCTTGCTCTCGTGAAGGGGCGCTCGCCGCTCGATGACTTCGAGCTCCGCGTCCTGGACATCAACAGCGGCAGGGTGCTCCGCAAGGAGCCCGGTCTCGTGGGGGCCCTTTGGGGAACCACCTTCTGGACGGCGGTGCCGGCCGGTGACGGCACCTTCACGGCGACTGCCAAGGAAGCGCGGACGGGGGCACGACTGACTTCGGTGCGGGTGGGATCCAACTGCCGGAACCTGTTGGAGCTGCAGGCGGTTGGACAGTGGCTGTACTGGCGCTGCGAGACGGCCGGCACGCCCTCCCGCGCGGCAGGCGTGTACGACCTCGCGAACCGCAGGAACGTCCCGCTCGGCGACACCAGGACGGCCCGGCTGGGTAACGGCATCGTCGTGACCGGCGGGGACGGAAAGTCGCTGGACGTCCACGACGTCCGCGGTGCAACCGCTCTCCTGGAGAACGTGGCGACCGCTCACGGCCTGTTCAGTCTCGATGTCCGCACCGGCGACCTCGCCTACACGCGGGGCAAGGGCGATGTCCGCGTGCTGCGCCGGGGGCTGTCGGCGGTGCCGCTGAACTCCCCCTACAGCGTGGTCGGCACGACAGTTGAGACAGACGCCACCCCCGTCGTCTGGCGAGGGCAATGGTGGCTAAACGAACCGGCCGCCGACTGGACCGTCACCATAAGGCACCCCTTGACCGGGCGCGTCGTCTCCACCCAGACGGGCGGCCGCGCCGAGTACTCCATCGCCGCTTCGTGGAACGGACGAGCGACGGACGGCACCTACCCTTTGAACGGTCGCTACACCTGGACTCTGACCGCGCGCCCTGCGGACGGACAGGGGGCCGGCCTGGTCACATCGGGGTCGGTCACACTGATCGGCGGTGCACCTGTGCTCCGTGACCATGGGGGCGACGGCATCGGTGACCTTGTGTCGCTGAGTTCCTCCGGCGCCCTGGCCTTCCGGTACGGGAACGGGGCGGGTGGCTTCTCGGGGGCGACGACGGGTTCTGGCTGGTCGACGTCGGTTGTCGCGGTGCCGTTCGGGGACCTGAACGGCGATCGGTGCAATGACGTACTGGTGCGCTTGGGCTCTGAGCTGCGCGCGTACAACCCGAAGTGCGGTGCCGCGCTGACTCCGTCGACTCCGTATACCTCGCTGGGTACGGTGTGGGCTCAGTTCAACGTGCTGACGTCGCCGGGTGACATAACGGGTGACGGCCGTGCGGATCTGGTGGCGCGGCAGGCGTCCACGGGGGACATGTACCTGTACGCGGACGACGGTGCGGGGAAGCTGAAGGCCCGCGGGAAGATCGGTACGAACTGGAAGCTGTACCGGGCGGTCTTCGGTGCGGGTGATCTGAATGGTGACGGCATCGGTGAGCTGCTGGCGGTGGACGGCGCGAACTCGCTGTGGCGGTACGACGGCACGTCAGCGGGGACGCTGAAGCCGCGCGGGCTGGTGTTCGGCAATAAGTGGGGTACCGGCCGCAACGTCTTCGTCGGTGTGGGCGATCTGAACCGGGACGGCAAGGCCGATCTCGTGTCCCGGAACGCGGCCGGGGATCTGCTGCGTAACAGCGGCACCGGCGCCGGTTCCTTCGGCTCGACCGTGAAGGTCGGGACGGGCTGGCAGGGCTACAAGGGCCTCTTCTGAGCTTGCTCAGCGGCCGTCGTCGATCGCCAACCGGTGTCTACGGCGCTGGCCGGGCGCCGCTATCTGGGCGCGCTACCGGAAGGCACGTTCGTCGTCCGTTGACGCGCCGGCGGCCGGCGGGGAAAGAGCTGGGAAAGAAGGGAAGGCCGGTGCCCGTGCCAGGCGGCTGGGCCACGCTCGCGACGTGCACCACGGCGCGTACCGGGGTGGCGTCGGCCGCCAGGCGCGCACGATGCGTGAGGATGTAGTTGGCCTGTGCCCAGGGGTCGGGAAGTCGCGCACCTCGGTGTCGGTCGAAAGTCCTGGTGGGGCCCGTTTCTCGTGTGAGCCGTGCCCGGCTCGGGCTTCGACCGGTTTCACTCGGACCGGTTGAGCGTCTTTTGTGCGCTTTGTCTCTTTCGCGTTGCGCGGCATCGCGACCTTCGGCGGACAAGGGTGCGACGAAAGTGAGCAGTGGCCGGGCCGCCGGGTGCCTAGGGTGCGGTCGTGGACGCGTCATCGAAGATATGGGCCGGGGTGCGGGCGGGCGGCAGATGGCTGGCGCCGCCGGAGCAGTGGTCCCGACGCAGGTTCGCGGGCGAGGTGACCGTCGCGCTGCTCCTTGCCGTCCTGGCCGCGGGCCTGGGACAACTGCTGGAGGCGTCCACCTCGGCCGTGGTGGCCGAGGCCGTCGCGATCGCGGTCCTCTCGCTGCTGCGGCGGCGCCTGCCGGCGACCGTGCTGGCGGTGACCGCCGCGCTGACCCCGGTGGGGAACGGGTTCCTGCCGCTGATGATGGCCGTTGGCTGGTCGGCCGGGCGCCGGATCACCGGAGCGGGCCGGGCCGTGGCCGCCTTCGCCGGTGCCTACGTCCTCTGTGTCGCCGTGTCGCTCGTCGACACCTGGTCGCCGTCGAGCGCGCTGACCCTGGTGCTGCTCACCACCCTCTACTTCCTCGCGGTCGCGGTGGTGCCCGGACTGGCCAGCCGGTACTGGACGCAACGGCGGACCCTTCTGCACACCCTGCAGGAACGCAACAGCCAGCTGCTGCGCGAGCGGGCCATGGTCGCCGGCCAGGCACGGCTGAGGGAACGGCAGCGCATCGCGCAGGACATGCACGACAGCCTGGGGCACCGGCTCGCGCTCATCTCCGTGCACACGGGAGCCCTCGAGGTCGACCGCGAACTCACCCCGCGACAGCGCGAGGTGGTCGGGGTGCTGCGGGAGGCGTCGGTGACCGCGATGCACGAGCTGCGCGAGGTCGTCGGCATTCTCAGGGACGGGGTGGAGGCGCCCGCGCCCGCCTCCGTGGACGAGTCGGGCCGGGCCGCTCGCGGCACCGCCGGTATCGCGGCGCTCGTCGATGCGGCGAGGGCGGCGGGGAACGCGGTCGAGCTGAAGTACGCGGGGGAGGCGAGGCCGCTCGCCGCGGCCGCCGACCATGCGGCGTACCGCATCGTCCAGGAGGCCCTCACCAACGCCTACAAGCATGCGCCCGGTGCGCCGATCACGGTGGACCTGCGGTACGAGCCGGACTCCTTCGTCGTCGAGATCGTCAATGGGGCCGCCTCTGGACCGGCGGGCGAAGTCGTCAGCGGCGGGCAGGGACTGACGGGGCTGCACGAGCGCGCCCGGCTCGTCGGCGGCATGGTGCACGCCGGTCCGGTTCCGGCCGGCGGGTTCCGGGTGGCCGGAGTCCTTCCGTACGGCGTCGGGGAGGCGTCGCCGTTCGTCGACGGGGTGGACGACTTCCGGCAGCAGCCGCTGAAGGCCCCTTCCGGGGACGGTGTTCCGGTCATGGACTGGACCGTCCCGGAGAAGGAGTGGGCGATGGGTGGCAGGAGCGGGCACAGCAGGTACAGCGGGGTGGCCATCGGGTGCGGGATCGCGGTGGGCGTCGTGATGCTGCTGGGAGTCGCCGTGCTGGTGGGGGCGTTCTTCCTGGTCGGCTCGCTGGACAAGGGCATGATCGAGCCGTCCGAGTACGAGGCGGTCAAGGTCGGGTCGGCGGAGAAGACCGTGCGGGACCAGTTGCCGAGCGGGGACACGATCGCCACCGCGGGGCTGGAGGGCAAGGGGCCGAAGGAGCCGGAGGGTTCGAGCTGCCTGGTACTGATGTCCTCGGCGATGGGGGAGACCCTGGAGTCGGAGCCGGTGTTCCGGTTCTGCTTCAAGGACGGCAAGCTGGTCGAGAAGAAGTCCTACGAGGTCAAGCGCTAGGACAGGCGCTGGGGGAGCAGAGGGGGGCCTGTGACCGGTTCGCCGATCAGGGTCGTGATCGCCGACGACGAGCCGCTGATCCGGGCCGGGATCCGGATGATCCTCACCTCCGATCAGGAGATCGAGGTCGTCGCCGAGGGCGCCAACGGCCGTGAGGCCGTCGAGCTGGCGCGGTCGCACCGGGCGGACGTGGTGCTGCTCGACATCCAGATGCCCGTGATGGACGGGCTCACCGCGCTGCCCGAACTGCGCCGCGCCGCCCCCGCGGCACGGGTCATCGTGCTCACGACCTTCGGGGAGCGCGACAACGTCCTGCGGGCGCTGGAGCACGGCGGCGCGGGATTCCTGCTCAAGGACACCGCTCCGGCGGAACTGATACGGGCGGTGCGGGCAGCGGCCGCGGGGGATGCCTATCTCTC
It contains:
- a CDS encoding sensor histidine kinase; translation: MRAGGRWLAPPEQWSRRRFAGEVTVALLLAVLAAGLGQLLEASTSAVVAEAVAIAVLSLLRRRLPATVLAVTAALTPVGNGFLPLMMAVGWSAGRRITGAGRAVAAFAGAYVLCVAVSLVDTWSPSSALTLVLLTTLYFLAVAVVPGLASRYWTQRRTLLHTLQERNSQLLRERAMVAGQARLRERQRIAQDMHDSLGHRLALISVHTGALEVDRELTPRQREVVGVLREASVTAMHELREVVGILRDGVEAPAPASVDESGRAARGTAGIAALVDAARAAGNAVELKYAGEARPLAAAADHAAYRIVQEALTNAYKHAPGAPITVDLRYEPDSFVVEIVNGAASGPAGEVVSGGQGLTGLHERARLVGGMVHAGPVPAGGFRVAGVLPYGVGEASPFVDGVDDFRQQPLKAPSGDGVPVMDWTVPEKEWAMGGRSGHSRYSGVAIGCGIAVGVVMLLGVAVLVGAFFLVGSLDKGMIEPSEYEAVKVGSAEKTVRDQLPSGDTIATAGLEGKGPKEPEGSSCLVLMSSAMGETLESEPVFRFCFKDGKLVEKKSYEVKR
- a CDS encoding FG-GAP repeat domain-containing protein; this translates as MATGESWVVLVPAGQIYAQTFGDTVVTRSGMRTGSGWTGMHLLRAENGSTVDRPVTGMPDGFVHQFLGRGGQHGSLIFGSVPDDTSLKSAWLDFRTATATMIPSTVVGTNSTVTAHHVVTPSGASGVRIYEQGEFDAPVRELEVDLTDAKVVGVVGDSLIIGRHDPALGSLAYGSSTYRVIAVPFDGSPERLLLARASVLRIAHRPDGGLLIVGGASALDYGFNIIAVQEDGTPGVEPLRRIAPVPMKHLGLVVDQVTVTSIEDGDGRTAVYERVLSDTAPGYGDRVRRGSLPFPYDRCVMSERECPQLHPTGDGRVVYTAEVAPEGGDTRQERLFVADKVGGFPGTSWDTGLDPKSSDLDVQVLGASGSLALVKGRSPLDDFELRVLDINSGRVLRKEPGLVGALWGTTFWTAVPAGDGTFTATAKEARTGARLTSVRVGSNCRNLLELQAVGQWLYWRCETAGTPSRAAGVYDLANRRNVPLGDTRTARLGNGIVVTGGDGKSLDVHDVRGATALLENVATAHGLFSLDVRTGDLAYTRGKGDVRVLRRGLSAVPLNSPYSVVGTTVETDATPVVWRGQWWLNEPAADWTVTIRHPLTGRVVSTQTGGRAEYSIAASWNGRATDGTYPLNGRYTWTLTARPADGQGAGLVTSGSVTLIGGAPVLRDHGGDGIGDLVSLSSSGALAFRYGNGAGGFSGATTGSGWSTSVVAVPFGDLNGDRCNDVLVRLGSELRAYNPKCGAALTPSTPYTSLGTVWAQFNVLTSPGDITGDGRADLVARQASTGDMYLYADDGAGKLKARGKIGTNWKLYRAVFGAGDLNGDGIGELLAVDGANSLWRYDGTSAGTLKPRGLVFGNKWGTGRNVFVGVGDLNRDGKADLVSRNAAGDLLRNSGTGAGSFGSTVKVGTGWQGYKGLF
- a CDS encoding response regulator, which produces MTGSPIRVVIADDEPLIRAGIRMILTSDQEIEVVAEGANGREAVELARSHRADVVLLDIQMPVMDGLTALPELRRAAPAARVIVLTTFGERDNVLRALEHGGAGFLLKDTAPAELIRAVRAAAAGDAYLSPAATRHVVEQLASVRAVTRDAEARSRVATLSARERDVLALLGEGLSNADTGRRLHMSEATVKTYVSRILAKLDCENRVQAALLARDAGL